The DNA segment ATTTATCATACTTTTATCCGTGCAGGAAAGTTCATCGTGATGGGACACATTATCCCGAACAAGGATTGTCTGTGCCGCCCAAATTTGGCGGAAGAGGCATGCCAGCTTTTAAGTGATCTGGCCAACACGGAACGTCTGATGATCGTCGCCTTGCTTCACGAGGTGGGTGAAATGCACGTCAACGACATGGTCGCGAAATTGGGTGCAAACCGCGCCAGCCTGTCGCGACAATTGGGCCGCTTGCGTGAACAATCCATCGTCACCACGCGGCGCAAACACAACCGCATCTATTACGCCCTCAGCCACGGCAAAGCCGCCGCACTCATCAAGACCATCGGAAATATCGTCAGGTAAAGCCCATGTCAGACGATACCTTTACATCGTGTACCGGTCCTTACACCCGCATTCCCCTTGCCCGCCCGGACCTCAAACCGATCCAAATTCTGCTTGAGGGGCTGGCAGCCGCCAACGCCACCTTTACGGTGCGCGCCCGCCCGTCCGGCAATGGCGGCACCGACGATTTCGAATTGCATGTCGATCTGCGAGATCCCAAGGCCGCCGACACGGTGTGGGATGTGCGCGCGGCGAAGTTTCTCGGTCCCAAACGGTTTTTCGGTCGCGGACATATCTATGAAATCGCGGTGCGCAAGCGAAATGCCGATAATGCGGTGGTGTGGGAAGGCTACAGATTCGATGTAAAATTCAAGACCTTAGCCACGCGTTTTCCCCACGACTGGCAAGGCCTTGTCGATAGCGAACCGACGGACGATTGGCTGCCCGCCGACCGCGCGCAAGCGGAACGCATTCGTCTGTGTACCGGCGGCTAATCGTTGCGCATTCAAGATGCCCCGTTCCGGTAACATTCTTTCGCCGCGACGGGATTAAATATACAGCCCAATCAACAACTTAATATCATGCTACTACACCGCGCCCTTTTGAGGGAAACTTTGTTTTGTGCGCCCCACCTCTTTTGATCTAATATTTTTTCGGTTATGCGACTTACAGCGATCCAACATATAAAATCAGACCCGAAAAGGGGGGTATCATAACAATGGACGGATGTGCCGCGCTCGAATGCGGAGAAATCAAAGAAGCCTGCCAGGAAATGGCCTGTACGCAGCTTCTCGAATACCTCATCAAAGATAAGTTTGCCGGAAAAATTGCCGTTACCGCGTCGCTACGCGCGCGTTCGGTGATCGTCCAGCACATGCTGTCCGAAATCGACCCCAACATTCCGATCATCTATTGCAATGCCGGCAAGGTGTTCCCCGAAAGTGAAGAATACAAGCGCGACATCATCCAGCGCTTTGGCTTCACCAACGTTTTGGACCCCATCGGCGAAGATGAGACCCTGGTGCGTCCCGGCGACCTCGACCATATCGAATGGGTCAAAGCCCAATATGATCGCAACCACGGCGCCACCCAGGAAGCCATGCATCTGAACAAGACCTTGGCGAACTACGACTGTTGGATCAGCGCGGTCTACCATTACGACCAAGACAGCACCGTGCGCTCGCGGGTCGAACGCGAAGGCTTGTTGGTGCGCGTCAACCCGATCCTCGATTGGGATGCGGAACGCGTTCAGGAATTCATGGAGCAGTTCGACCTGCCCTACCACAAGCTAGCCAAGGTTCAGTTGAACATGGACGAAAAGCACGGCGATGGCACCGATGTGATGACCTTTGCGTTCTAAGACGCATCTTATCTCAAACGGAAGCGGCCCCTGGTTCGACCAGAGGGCCGTTTTTTGTGCGCTTATGCTTCGAAGCTGTCGGGAAGATGGGCCCGCACGTCTTGCCATGTCGCAGCACCGTTCAACAGATCGACCACCTGGGTCAAAGGCGTTGCCCAGATTTCGCGGGCATTGACTTCGCCGTCCCCTTTTCCGTCCCAGGGCAATCGTTCGCGGGGCGGCGTGAATTCGGCTTGAACGCCGTCCTTGTTGCCACGCGCATCGAGCCTGTACCAACCGATCTGCGGCAGATGCACGACGTTCAACCCATGTATGAGGTAGCCGCCGCTGCGCCGGCGCAAGCGCTGATAGGTCAGTCCCGCAGGCACCCCGTTGGCGCGCAGCAATGCTGCCAACAGGTGGCTTTTGGCGAAGCAAAAACCGGTTCTGTGCGCCAGCACGTCGGACGCCTTACAGGTTACCGGGCCGCGTTCGAAATCCACGCTGTGCTGAATTTCATCGCGCACCCATTCGAAGCAAGCTTTCGCGATGGCTTCATCGCTGAAAAGACCATGAGCCAGCAGCGCGGCGCGGTCTTGAACCAGCGGATGGCCACAATCGATAACCGGACAAGCGGCGAGAAACGGATCGTACTTCGCCACGTCCAAGGGCTTGGGATGCGGTCGGACGAAGGGCTGTGAAGTTGCCTGTAAGGTCATATCGCTCATCTCGAAAAAGGCTGTCGGTCATCTGACGACGGCAAACAACCACATTTCCGTGACAAGCGTATGAATCCGGTCACAAAACCAGTTCCGTCGTCAAGGCGACCCGACTTGGCTTTAGGCGCCATCCACCGCGTGCAGGCTGGTCTCAAACGCGCCCGTGTCCGGGTTCCAGCGGTGCAGCTCGAAGAGCGGCTTATCGCGGATCGCCGGGTCGAAGTCGCCCAAACGGTTGTCGGGAACCAACGATGGCGTGATCGTCGCCACGCACGTCGGCAGATCAACCCGATAACTGCGATGCATGTGCCCACAGAACATATGCACCACCTGTTTATGCTGCGTAATCAGATCCAAAAACGCATCCGCCAACAACTGGTCATTGAACTGGAACGGATATTTCGATGTGGTGACTTCGAACGGCGGGTGGTGCATGTAGAGTGCCGTTGGCTTGTTCGGCTCGGCTTTAAGCATGGCGTCCAACGCATCGAGGCGTTCCGAACAGGTCGTGCCGATGTTTTCGCCCCTGTTCTGGGTGTCCATGGCGATCATACGCACGGGATATTGATCGACGCTGTAGATCAGGAACTTGCCAATGGTGCTTGCGCTGCCCAAGTCGCCCAAACCGGCCACCAGGTTGTCCGCCTTATCGCGGTTGCCCAGCGCGAAGTAAACGGGGACGTCCAAAACGCTCATGATGGCTTTGACGGTTGCGTAGTATTCCGGTTCGCCGCCGTGGGTCACGTCGCCGGTATGGATGATCAAGTCCGGTTTTTCCGCCATCAGGTTGATGTGCTTCACGAACGCCGTCAGCGCCTGAATCCGTGCATTCGATTGCGGCAGATCCGGATCGTCGTGGGTGGTGATGTGCGTGTCGGAAATATGGGCGATCAGCATATGTGGTGTTCCTTAGGCGCGGTCTTTTTCATTCGGCGAGGTGCGGTGTATCTATATCCAGGACTGGGCGGAAGCCACGGGCTGCCTGGAATATTACGATTGCTTCATATATAGTCTGATTCCAATCTTGAGACCACTTCAAACACGGGCCTATTTCATGACCGATTCCGTACTCGATTTGACCGCCCGCCTGATGAAGTTCCGCGACGACCGCGACTGGCGGCAGTTTCACAGTCTTAAGGACCTAATCGTGTCCGCCGGCATCGAAACGGGGGAGCTGCTTGAACTGATCCAATGGAAGGACACCCAGGCGGTCGAAGACGCCGTCACCGATCCGGATTTCCGCGAGCGGCTTGGTGAAGAGGTCTCCGACGTGTTCCTCTACCTGCTTTTGATCGCCGAACGCGCCGGAATCGATCTGGTCGAAGAGGCACACCGCAAGATCGACCAAAACGACGCCAAATACCCCGTCGACAAGGCTCGCGGCAACGCGAAGAAATACACGGAATTATAAGAATATTATTGAACCCAGCCGTCCCACTGCCGACATACTATTATAACTTATTATTTTACAACGGTGCCCAGACGAACGACAGGGGGATGGGAAAGATAAGTCATGCATGACAAGAATGACGAGGCCATGCGGCATCCGTTGATTGTTGATTTCGTTGATTTGGTCGATTCATCGACAACCGATGGCATACCGACATTCTCGCTGATTGAAACCCGCCCATTTATTAAATTCTGGAAGCATTTCATCATCCATAAATGGATCGAGGGTCAGCAAGATTTTCTAACCGTATTTTACGGGTCTCATATCTGCGAAATTTATCAACGCGACTGCACCGGCTTGTTGATGTCCGAAATGGGTTTCGGCGAAGCCTTGAACTCGGTCAAGGCCATGAACAAAGAAGCTCTCGATTCAAAAAAGAGAATTTACGCCACCAATTCTCTTTATTGGAAGGACGAGAAACACAAAGTGTTCCATCAAGTCAAAATGCCATTGAGGCGCAACCACGATATCAATGAAGTTCTGGTCTGCATGACGTTTGACTAGGCGGTTAGCGTCAACCACAACATAATCTTTGCGATGTTTTCAACTTCACCGCCAAGACGCGGGGATATTGCCCATGAAGTGGTTTCGAAAAAATTAGCGTGTCCGCAATGGGCGAACATCGAAATCGTGCCTTTCGATTTTCCACATACGGTTCCAAACAAACAAAGGGGAGAGGTTGCCCCTCTCCCCTTTGCATGCAAAGCCTTATGAAGCTTACTTCAAGCCTGCATAGTAAGCCTGCAGAACCTTGACCACTTCCGGACGCGAGAATTCGGGCGGAATGTCGACGCCCGCGCTGAGCATCTCGCGCTGCTTGGTGCCGGAAATCGACACGTGGTGTTCCTTGTCATGCGGGCAGGTCTTGGCGGTCGCCATACCCATGCACTTGCCGCAATAGAAGGTGATGTCGATCTTCAGCGGCTGGGTTTCCAGCGCGCCGTCCCACAGCTTGTCGAAGATGTGCTGGGCATCGAACGGGCCGTAGTAATCGCCAACGCCGGCGTGATCGCGACCGACGATGAGGTGCGAGCAGCCATAGTTCTGACGGATCAACGCGTGGAACAAAGCTTCGCGCGGACCGGCGTAACGCATTTCGATCGGATAGCCCGCCTGAATGACGGTGCCCGGAACGAAATAGTTGTCGATCATCGCCTGGATCGCCTTGGTGCGCGTTTCGGCGGGGATGTCGCCCGGCTTCAACTTGCCGAGTACCTGGTGAATGTAGACGCCGTCGGTGACTTCGACCGCGATCTTCGCCAAGTGTTCGTGGCTACGGTGCATCGGGTTGCGGGTTTGGAACGCCGCGACCTTGGACCAACCCTTGTCGGCGAATGCCGCACGCGCTTCGGCGGGGCGCTGGTACAAGTCGCCGAACAGGCTCGGGAATTCACCTTCGTCGATGACGCTGATGGGACCGGCCAGACAGACGTCCTTTTGTTCGTTGACCTTTTGCACGCCGGGATGTTCGCCGTCCGTGGTGGTGTAGACGTGCTGAGCTTCGA comes from the Magnetovibrio sp. genome and includes:
- a CDS encoding metalloregulator ArsR/SmtB family transcription factor — encoded protein: MGHIIPNKDCLCRPNLAEEACQLLSDLANTERLMIVALLHEVGEMHVNDMVAKLGANRASLSRQLGRLREQSIVTTRRKHNRIYYALSHGKAAALIKTIGNIVR
- a CDS encoding phosphoadenosine phosphosulfate reductase family protein, translating into MDGCAALECGEIKEACQEMACTQLLEYLIKDKFAGKIAVTASLRARSVIVQHMLSEIDPNIPIIYCNAGKVFPESEEYKRDIIQRFGFTNVLDPIGEDETLVRPGDLDHIEWVKAQYDRNHGATQEAMHLNKTLANYDCWISAVYHYDQDSTVRSRVEREGLLVRVNPILDWDAERVQEFMEQFDLPYHKLAKVQLNMDEKHGDGTDVMTFAF
- a CDS encoding transglutaminase family protein, encoding MTLQATSQPFVRPHPKPLDVAKYDPFLAACPVIDCGHPLVQDRAALLAHGLFSDEAIAKACFEWVRDEIQHSVDFERGPVTCKASDVLAHRTGFCFAKSHLLAALLRANGVPAGLTYQRLRRRSGGYLIHGLNVVHLPQIGWYRLDARGNKDGVQAEFTPPRERLPWDGKGDGEVNAREIWATPLTQVVDLLNGAATWQDVRAHLPDSFEA
- a CDS encoding metallophosphoesterase family protein, coding for MLIAHISDTHITTHDDPDLPQSNARIQALTAFVKHINLMAEKPDLIIHTGDVTHGGEPEYYATVKAIMSVLDVPVYFALGNRDKADNLVAGLGDLGSASTIGKFLIYSVDQYPVRMIAMDTQNRGENIGTTCSERLDALDAMLKAEPNKPTALYMHHPPFEVTTSKYPFQFNDQLLADAFLDLITQHKQVVHMFCGHMHRSYRVDLPTCVATITPSLVPDNRLGDFDPAIRDKPLFELHRWNPDTGAFETSLHAVDGA
- a CDS encoding nucleotide pyrophosphohydrolase, with the translated sequence MTDSVLDLTARLMKFRDDRDWRQFHSLKDLIVSAGIETGELLELIQWKDTQAVEDAVTDPDFRERLGEEVSDVFLYLLLIAERAGIDLVEEAHRKIDQNDAKYPVDKARGNAKKYTEL
- the sat gene encoding sulfate adenylyltransferase — translated: MSHLVEPHGGEGLKPLLAPETERADEIERAKKLKQVPMSSKEMSDVLMFSMGAYTPLDGFMGRDDWHGVCADMKLKNGLFWPIPITLSADQALADSISDGEEVALYDAESGTVMAIMTVNEKFAMSADDKAFEAQHVYTTTDGEHPGVQKVNEQKDVCLAGPISVIDEGEFPSLFGDLYQRPAEARAAFADKGWSKVAAFQTRNPMHRSHEHLAKIAVEVTDGVYIHQVLGKLKPGDIPAETRTKAIQAMIDNYFVPGTVIQAGYPIEMRYAGPREALFHALIRQNYGCSHLIVGRDHAGVGDYYGPFDAQHIFDKLWDGALETQPLKIDITFYCGKCMGMATAKTCPHDKEHHVSISGTKQREMLSAGVDIPPEFSRPEVVKVLQAYYAGLK